In a genomic window of Vibrio gigantis:
- a CDS encoding carbon storage regulator, translating to MLSISRKVDESVLLLDEEDNVIATIKIQPQRRAGRVNLGLEFDTKLKVRRAETYNNPAYQTTS from the coding sequence ATGCTTTCAATTTCACGAAAAGTTGATGAGTCCGTATTGCTTCTTGATGAAGAAGACAACGTCATTGCTACGATAAAAATTCAACCTCAACGCCGAGCTGGCCGCGTTAACTTGGGTTTAGAGTTTGATACTAAACTAAAGGTAAGGCGTGCAGAAACGTATAATAACCCTGCGTATCAAACTACCTCTTAG
- a CDS encoding cytochrome b, whose protein sequence is MPSYNTYSLSRASITLHWLTGSMMIYMLLSGLLMESLEVEWFFDSHTSLGVAIIAVLIPRIAWRIIEGWPEPVGGYSRTEKYLGKAVHWLLMLCMIMMPLSGVVMSVAGGHGLHIFALEVWPETVDLNTPGEVLILSPTLQEQSETVHHIIGQYLLPITLVLHVAGAVKHHIIDKDRTLLRMLGR, encoded by the coding sequence ATGCCGAGTTACAATACCTATTCGCTATCCAGAGCATCCATCACACTTCACTGGCTTACTGGCAGCATGATGATCTACATGCTCTTATCTGGATTATTGATGGAGAGTCTGGAGGTAGAGTGGTTTTTTGACTCTCATACATCACTAGGCGTCGCCATCATCGCTGTATTAATCCCACGGATTGCATGGCGTATTATTGAAGGCTGGCCAGAACCTGTAGGGGGTTATAGCCGCACAGAGAAATATTTGGGTAAAGCCGTACATTGGTTACTAATGTTGTGCATGATTATGATGCCATTATCTGGTGTCGTTATGTCTGTAGCAGGAGGGCATGGCCTTCACATCTTTGCATTGGAAGTATGGCCGGAAACTGTCGACCTAAATACTCCTGGTGAAGTGTTAATACTGTCCCCTACTCTCCAAGAACAGTCTGAAACAGTTCACCACATCATTGGCCAGTACCTTCTACCCATTACTTTGGTATTACATGTAGCAGGAGCGGTAAAACATCACATCATCGATAAAGACCGAACCCTATTGAGAATGCTCGGGCGATAG
- a CDS encoding LysR family transcriptional regulator has product MRVFLRVIQTGSFSAAAREQNTSQATVSKKVAALEDNLGVKLITRTSRELSLTQAGQEYYEHCTTIIQEIEEVEASVRSQVSSPKGTLRIAAPAPLARILLAPLIAEFLSEYPEIEIDMVIDERHIDLVAEGIDVAIRARNLEDSSLIARPLFSNPLLLVASPSYIEKHGVPKHPLDLKGHDCIVYTFNRSLNNWHFSNHSQQISVPVRGVFRSNSGETNLEMALAGLGITQLPIWMIDEYLKTGALVTVLEGFPSDSIPINAIYPQSRHIPLKVRCFVNYLQDKLRGKYP; this is encoded by the coding sequence ATGCGCGTATTTCTACGCGTTATACAAACAGGCAGCTTTTCAGCCGCAGCCAGGGAGCAAAATACTTCCCAAGCGACGGTCAGTAAAAAAGTGGCCGCATTAGAAGATAATCTAGGTGTAAAGCTGATCACGCGCACCAGTCGCGAACTGTCACTGACTCAGGCCGGTCAAGAGTATTACGAACACTGCACAACCATTATTCAAGAGATTGAAGAGGTCGAAGCCAGTGTTCGCTCGCAAGTAAGTTCACCTAAGGGAACATTGCGTATTGCTGCACCTGCGCCTCTTGCGCGGATCTTACTCGCTCCGTTGATTGCCGAGTTTTTATCTGAATACCCTGAGATTGAGATAGATATGGTGATCGATGAGCGTCATATCGATCTCGTGGCTGAAGGTATCGACGTCGCGATTCGCGCAAGAAACCTGGAAGATTCCTCCCTGATTGCAAGACCATTATTTAGCAATCCATTACTACTCGTAGCTTCACCCAGCTACATAGAAAAGCATGGGGTGCCTAAACATCCACTCGACCTCAAAGGTCACGATTGCATTGTCTATACCTTCAATCGTTCACTCAACAACTGGCACTTTAGTAACCACAGCCAACAGATATCAGTGCCCGTTCGCGGTGTCTTTCGCAGTAATAGTGGTGAAACCAATTTAGAAATGGCACTCGCAGGGCTAGGCATTACTCAATTACCAATATGGATGATCGATGAATATCTAAAAACAGGTGCGCTTGTTACGGTACTCGAAGGATTCCCAAGTGATTCGATTCCAATCAACGCTATCTACCCTCAAAGTCGGCATATCCCGTTGAAAGTGCGTTGCTTCGTGAACTATCTCCAAGACAAACTTCGTGGCAAGTACCCTTAG
- a CDS encoding nuclear transport factor 2 family protein → MKPTHTKQAIREAMDHLIDRATNFDIEALETIYHQDFHTTLIMPDSTVQTFNKVEFKAHFSKQAEEGKHQLNTWAEWHDFHILGDSAVCVLSRKHSGMNGEEMKLLCNIELRFEDERWQVLREQIFLRPLSEG, encoded by the coding sequence ATGAAACCAACTCATACCAAACAAGCCATTCGTGAAGCTATGGATCACCTGATTGACCGTGCAACGAACTTTGATATTGAAGCTTTAGAGACGATCTACCACCAAGATTTTCATACCACCTTGATCATGCCCGACAGTACAGTGCAAACATTCAATAAAGTGGAGTTTAAAGCGCATTTTTCGAAGCAAGCTGAAGAAGGCAAACACCAACTCAATACATGGGCGGAATGGCATGATTTCCACATTTTAGGAGATTCAGCGGTATGTGTATTAAGCCGTAAGCACAGTGGGATGAATGGGGAAGAAATGAAGCTGCTGTGTAATATCGAATTGCGCTTTGAAGATGAGCGCTGGCAAGTCCTACGTGAGCAGATCTTCCTACGCCCGCTTTCGGAAGGTTAA
- a CDS encoding glutathione S-transferase family protein codes for MLAVAEKGIETQIHIVDLLKGEQLSSKYYTINPTCDVPAIVHDGEAMGDSITILRYLEAMFPEQSLTPNNKAHAVKMEELLDLASHSHMDYIVPWIYAKGFGRLPTPKQKAFYDQYVPHRSQFHNHRITVAPDVVLKESEVKIANTLSILEQKLSQQRYLVGSTYSMADIAWFPTLYLLGKVFAYPLNDYPNLVRWMKDIENRPAFINGVKTYMSPIPSWLLRLILKIVRLTGGRK; via the coding sequence ATGCTTGCTGTTGCGGAAAAGGGTATTGAGACGCAAATCCACATTGTCGATCTACTCAAAGGTGAGCAATTGAGTTCAAAATACTACACAATTAACCCAACTTGCGACGTACCAGCAATAGTACATGATGGTGAAGCAATGGGAGACAGCATCACTATTCTCCGCTATTTAGAAGCAATGTTTCCTGAACAATCACTTACACCAAACAATAAAGCTCATGCAGTCAAGATGGAGGAGCTTCTCGATCTCGCTTCACACTCTCACATGGATTATATCGTCCCTTGGATATACGCCAAAGGTTTTGGACGCCTACCAACACCTAAGCAAAAAGCATTTTATGACCAATACGTTCCTCATCGCTCTCAGTTTCACAATCATCGTATAACGGTAGCACCTGATGTTGTACTCAAAGAGTCTGAAGTCAAAATAGCGAATACTTTATCAATACTGGAACAGAAACTATCCCAACAGCGCTACTTAGTCGGAAGCACTTACTCTATGGCTGATATCGCGTGGTTTCCAACGCTGTATTTATTGGGGAAAGTGTTCGCGTACCCACTAAATGACTACCCTAATTTGGTTCGGTGGATGAAAGATATTGAAAATCGTCCTGCATTCATCAATGGGGTCAAAACGTACATGTCACCCATTCCTAGTTGGTTACTTCGCTTAATTTTAAAAATTGTGCGTCTCACCGGCGGCAGAAAATAG
- a CDS encoding glutathione S-transferase family protein: MNTPILHRSLKSPYAQKVMLLMGYLEQPYLSFIAPKGMPRPIEEILVGEYSRRIPILQIGADMYCDSELILRVMTERNNAYSLNHYPSLEEAKQWIKRIETEGNNAIIESVKPLEMLIAYFKNMPPNHALRFITDRIKLAKTLKRPDAELPHKEKTAIARRYLEQLNQQLLNRDFLLTENKPTSVDFTAFTMIYFLDMVNGMKAAQGLDHLQKWYKTMSQFGTGRYTEIDGNKCLDSACLATPSSITQQYLNSPRIGQSITFRNGGFMANMNQGVKGVIVGEDENTIIIRREHERVGTVHVHFPKLDY, translated from the coding sequence ATGAATACCCCAATACTTCATCGTTCGCTTAAATCCCCCTACGCACAAAAAGTCATGTTGTTGATGGGGTATTTAGAACAACCCTACCTCTCTTTCATCGCGCCGAAAGGAATGCCTAGACCCATTGAGGAAATTTTGGTGGGTGAGTACAGCAGACGTATACCTATCCTACAAATCGGTGCAGACATGTATTGTGACTCTGAACTTATCCTTCGGGTGATGACTGAACGGAACAACGCATACTCACTAAACCACTACCCTTCTCTCGAAGAAGCGAAACAATGGATAAAAAGAATAGAGACAGAGGGTAACAACGCCATCATCGAATCAGTAAAACCTTTAGAGATGCTGATCGCCTACTTCAAAAACATGCCACCTAACCATGCGTTGCGCTTTATTACAGACCGAATCAAGCTTGCAAAAACACTCAAAAGACCCGACGCAGAGCTGCCACATAAAGAAAAAACTGCCATTGCGCGCCGCTATTTAGAGCAGCTTAACCAACAGCTCCTTAATCGAGACTTTTTACTAACGGAAAATAAACCGACATCCGTTGATTTCACTGCTTTCACAATGATCTACTTTTTAGACATGGTAAATGGGATGAAGGCAGCGCAAGGGCTCGATCATCTTCAGAAGTGGTATAAAACAATGTCTCAATTTGGTACAGGAAGATATACAGAAATTGACGGGAACAAATGTCTCGACAGTGCCTGTCTTGCAACACCGTCATCGATAACGCAGCAATACCTCAACTCACCACGTATTGGTCAGAGCATCACGTTTCGTAATGGGGGGTTCATGGCGAATATGAATCAGGGCGTAAAAGGAGTCATAGTCGGAGAAGATGAAAACACGATCATCATACGCAGAGAACACGAGCGAGTAGGCACTGTGCATGTCCATTTCCCCAAGTTGGATTATTAA
- a CDS encoding MarR family winged helix-turn-helix transcriptional regulator, translating into MANKQAIINSDLDVSQKVIGLIACIGQEMKSEMTRKLKPTGLSLIQLEILHVLSKAPEKYLTVNQIKKLMTDESPNVSRALNKLMDAALIEKRRDSQDQRVVYIHITEVGEQAHIDADQQLLSVSLDFSPGDAEKLYELLKKL; encoded by the coding sequence ATGGCTAATAAACAAGCGATTATTAATTCTGATTTGGACGTTTCCCAAAAGGTAATAGGGCTGATCGCCTGTATTGGTCAAGAAATGAAGTCTGAAATGACTCGTAAGCTCAAGCCGACGGGATTGTCTTTGATACAGCTTGAGATACTCCATGTATTGTCAAAAGCTCCAGAAAAGTATCTGACCGTAAATCAAATAAAAAAGCTAATGACAGATGAGAGTCCGAACGTATCGCGTGCTCTGAATAAATTGATGGACGCTGCACTCATTGAAAAGCGACGCGATAGTCAAGATCAGCGTGTTGTGTACATTCATATTACCGAGGTTGGAGAGCAAGCACACATAGATGCTGACCAACAGCTCCTCAGCGTTAGTTTAGATTTTTCCCCTGGGGATGCTGAAAAGCTTTACGAGTTATTGAAAAAACTCTAA
- a CDS encoding glutathione S-transferase family protein → MITVHHLENSQSIRILWLLEELGVDYQLQHYKRVGPQTLAPEKYKNLHVIGTSPTITDQDLVLAETGAIMDYILDKYPSSTLRPEPNSSQRVRYLYWMHATQASFMPLMLDALIFKRMVSKVPFFLKPIMSLVVNKVRDGYLWVRYHRHLRYMDQELSQSTWLSGEELTAADIVMGYCLEVAEIRVGIGKEYSNVHEFLNRMRQRPAYQRAIEKGGRFTPLVE, encoded by the coding sequence ATGATCACTGTTCATCATTTAGAGAACTCACAATCCATACGGATCCTTTGGCTTCTGGAGGAGTTAGGTGTGGACTATCAGCTACAACACTATAAACGAGTTGGTCCCCAAACTTTGGCTCCAGAGAAATACAAAAATCTGCATGTGATAGGGACGTCTCCCACCATTACGGATCAAGATTTGGTGCTAGCTGAGACTGGAGCAATCATGGACTACATCTTGGATAAGTACCCAAGCTCAACATTACGCCCCGAGCCAAATTCTAGCCAGAGAGTGCGTTATTTGTATTGGATGCATGCCACACAAGCTAGCTTCATGCCACTAATGTTGGATGCTTTAATCTTTAAACGTATGGTTTCAAAAGTCCCATTCTTTTTAAAACCCATCATGAGTCTGGTTGTGAATAAAGTAAGAGATGGCTACCTTTGGGTTCGATATCACCGTCATTTGCGTTATATGGATCAAGAGTTATCTCAATCGACTTGGTTATCGGGTGAGGAGCTCACCGCAGCTGATATAGTGATGGGGTACTGCCTAGAAGTCGCCGAAATCAGGGTAGGTATTGGAAAAGAGTATTCTAATGTGCATGAGTTTCTGAATAGAATGCGACAGCGTCCAGCATACCAACGGGCTATAGAAAAAGGAGGGAGGTTTACTCCTTTAGTAGAATGA
- a CDS encoding alkyl/aryl-sulfatase → MTTSRTFKNATLFLAISLAFPSIAANHDHAHFSEIGDQGGKDATEMTAQANREFAKTLNFADTRAFDNNNKGLIASFDQETGDIIRNSFNFIEPSVSNADKAPDSVNPSLWRQAVLNQAAEGLYEVVPGKVYQVRGADLASISFIRTDNGWIAYDVLLTKEAAEKSLKFFQGNVPDGGELPIVAMIYSHSHADHFGGARAIKDAYPDVKVYGSKNITKEIVDENVLTGNAMSRRTAYQYGATLNRHEHGIVDAALAKGLSTGSITYVLPDYELNHNEEIETLVIDGLELQFMDASGTEAASEMVTYIPSMKALWTGELTYQGMHNLYTLRGAKVRDGLKWSKKINEMLVTWGEETEVLFASHSSPIWGEQEISDYLKMQRDAYGFTHNQTLRLANNGVVLQDIGDEIYKVMPDSIQQSWHTNGYHGTYSHNARAVYNMYLGYFDMNPANLNPLQVKPESVKFVEYMGGSDAVIEKAQQDYQEGEYRFVATALNKVIQAEPDNKVARGLLADTYEQLGYQSEGAGWRNIYLTGAQELRIGTQPGAPKTASPDVLANMTIENLLDYLAVKVDSLKAQETPFTMNIQLPDVKEFYYVEMSNGNLNNIQVSELQDADTTLIINKSDVSDIVLKKTTLNKLLEDGQAGVKGDKSSLNKLLSSLTEADTSFEIVPRPSKGEEVDAELYQDSSVHAH, encoded by the coding sequence ATGACAACTTCACGCACTTTCAAAAATGCAACACTGTTCCTTGCAATCTCTCTTGCATTCCCTTCAATTGCAGCGAACCACGACCACGCTCACTTTAGCGAGATTGGTGACCAAGGTGGCAAAGACGCGACAGAGATGACGGCACAAGCAAACCGAGAGTTCGCAAAAACACTTAACTTTGCCGACACTCGCGCCTTCGACAATAACAACAAAGGACTTATCGCAAGCTTCGACCAAGAAACAGGCGACATCATCCGTAACAGCTTCAACTTCATCGAACCTAGTGTTTCAAATGCAGACAAAGCACCAGATTCAGTCAACCCATCGTTATGGCGACAAGCAGTATTGAACCAAGCTGCAGAAGGTTTATATGAAGTTGTTCCGGGTAAGGTTTATCAGGTCCGCGGCGCCGATTTAGCTTCGATTTCTTTCATCCGTACTGACAATGGCTGGATCGCTTATGACGTTCTACTAACCAAAGAAGCAGCAGAGAAGTCACTGAAGTTCTTCCAAGGTAATGTTCCTGATGGTGGCGAGTTACCAATCGTTGCGATGATCTATTCGCACTCACACGCCGATCACTTCGGTGGTGCCCGCGCAATTAAAGACGCGTACCCAGATGTAAAAGTGTATGGCTCAAAGAACATCACTAAAGAAATCGTAGATGAAAACGTGCTGACTGGTAATGCAATGTCTCGCCGTACCGCTTATCAATATGGTGCAACACTGAATCGCCATGAACACGGTATTGTCGATGCTGCGCTGGCAAAAGGCTTATCGACGGGTAGCATTACCTACGTATTGCCAGACTACGAACTGAATCACAACGAAGAAATTGAAACTCTGGTTATCGACGGTTTAGAGTTGCAATTTATGGATGCATCGGGCACTGAAGCAGCCTCTGAGATGGTGACTTATATCCCGAGCATGAAAGCACTATGGACGGGTGAACTGACTTACCAAGGTATGCACAACCTGTACACCCTACGCGGCGCGAAGGTTCGTGATGGTTTGAAGTGGTCTAAGAAAATCAACGAAATGCTAGTGACTTGGGGTGAAGAAACCGAAGTGTTGTTTGCTTCTCACTCATCGCCAATTTGGGGTGAACAAGAGATCTCTGATTACCTAAAAATGCAGCGTGACGCTTACGGCTTTACTCATAACCAAACCCTTCGCTTAGCTAACAACGGTGTGGTTCTGCAAGACATAGGTGATGAGATCTACAAAGTAATGCCAGACAGCATTCAACAATCTTGGCACACCAATGGTTACCACGGTACTTACTCGCACAATGCCCGCGCTGTGTACAACATGTACCTTGGCTACTTTGATATGAACCCTGCAAACCTTAACCCACTGCAAGTGAAGCCAGAATCGGTCAAGTTTGTGGAATACATGGGCGGCAGCGATGCCGTAATTGAAAAAGCGCAGCAAGACTATCAAGAAGGTGAATACCGCTTCGTTGCGACAGCACTGAATAAGGTGATTCAAGCTGAACCAGACAACAAAGTTGCACGTGGCCTCTTGGCAGATACTTACGAACAGTTAGGTTATCAATCAGAAGGGGCAGGTTGGAGAAACATCTACCTAACGGGTGCTCAAGAGCTTCGCATTGGCACACAACCGGGCGCACCAAAAACCGCGTCACCGGACGTACTAGCGAACATGACCATCGAAAACCTACTTGATTACTTAGCAGTAAAAGTGGATTCGCTAAAAGCGCAAGAAACACCATTTACCATGAATATTCAGCTACCTGACGTAAAAGAGTTCTACTACGTAGAGATGTCGAACGGCAACCTGAACAACATTCAAGTTTCAGAGCTGCAAGATGCGGATACGACACTGATCATCAATAAGTCTGACGTGTCTGACATCGTGCTGAAGAAAACCACACTCAATAAACTGTTAGAAGATGGCCAAGCAGGCGTGAAAGGTGACAAATCATCTCTGAACAAACTGTTGTCTTCACTGACTGAAGCTGACACCTCGTTTGAGATTGTACCTCGCCCAAGTAAAGGCGAAGAGGTGGATGCCGAGCTATACCAAGATTCATCGGTACACGCTCATTAA
- a CDS encoding LysR family transcriptional regulator produces the protein MSDVEKLDLNLLSVFLEVYRLKSITLASESLGMTQPGVSGALKRLQSQLDTDLFIREGRGITPTNAAVQLASRVEPALEGITSAVSTLKQFDNQQHHVFRVLVNEIGLTKLQPLVEQDETLGNISIEFNMVPNNEEDLLQSLSMQQADLAIDIHYPQVNGYMKQPVIEDELVLIARKGHPRINGSVTEEQYYNEKHITFRMRRTRLYTADYFTKSPLKQRKVSAECDSLMTMCVLVSGSDCVGSTSRDFANQFAKPFQLQVLDQPFEVLPMQQYMIWHKRTDLNAAHQWLRDKIQQYMKKSEIG, from the coding sequence GTGAGTGATGTTGAAAAGTTAGACCTGAATTTACTGAGTGTGTTTTTGGAAGTGTATCGATTAAAGTCGATCACCTTAGCATCAGAATCTCTTGGTATGACTCAACCAGGGGTCAGCGGAGCATTGAAGCGATTGCAATCTCAACTTGATACAGACCTCTTTATTCGCGAAGGGCGAGGGATCACTCCAACCAATGCTGCCGTGCAACTGGCAAGCCGAGTAGAGCCCGCGTTAGAAGGAATTACAAGTGCAGTCAGCACCTTAAAGCAGTTTGATAATCAGCAGCATCACGTGTTTCGAGTTCTGGTTAACGAGATCGGCCTAACCAAACTTCAACCCCTTGTTGAGCAAGATGAGACTTTGGGAAACATCTCAATCGAGTTCAATATGGTGCCGAATAATGAAGAAGACTTACTGCAAAGTTTGAGTATGCAGCAAGCGGACTTAGCGATCGATATCCATTATCCGCAAGTCAATGGATATATGAAACAACCTGTGATTGAAGATGAACTGGTGCTCATTGCAAGAAAGGGTCACCCTAGAATTAATGGCTCGGTGACAGAAGAGCAGTATTACAATGAAAAGCACATTACTTTTCGAATGCGCCGTACGCGTTTATACACCGCTGACTACTTTACTAAATCGCCGCTTAAGCAAAGAAAGGTCAGTGCGGAATGTGATTCGTTAATGACGATGTGTGTGTTGGTATCGGGCTCGGACTGTGTGGGCAGTACGTCGCGTGATTTTGCCAATCAGTTTGCAAAACCCTTCCAGCTTCAGGTGCTAGATCAGCCATTCGAAGTTTTGCCTATGCAGCAATACATGATCTGGCATAAAAGAACCGATTTGAATGCGGCTCACCAGTGGTTAAGAGACAAGATCCAACAATACATGAAGAAGTCTGAGATCGGCTGA
- a CDS encoding DMT family transporter, with amino-acid sequence MSFIKLIILAAIWGGSFLFMRIAANPLGPAVLIEARVLCAAVTLLLVSFYLKKKLSFNTHSKHFFILGLFNTALPFLCFAYAAQTLNASTLAILNSTAPIWAAIIGAIWTKTALESKVLLGLGIGVTGVTVLVGWDAFNIGQEAILPIFAAVMAAFSYGIASNYTKTAPKVEAFNNAHGSMWAAVLIVLPFVFFMPIREAPDLTITTSVILLGAVCTGLAYLLYFNLINELGAPSALSVTFLIPVFGILWGNLFLDEAIGINTIVGSILVITGTMLVTGLSPVQMIKNARQKRKQKAE; translated from the coding sequence GTGAGCTTTATAAAACTAATTATCCTCGCTGCAATATGGGGCGGTTCATTTCTTTTCATGAGAATCGCAGCGAATCCTTTAGGCCCTGCGGTCCTAATTGAAGCCCGAGTTCTGTGCGCAGCAGTCACCCTACTCTTGGTTTCTTTTTATCTGAAAAAGAAGCTCTCTTTTAATACTCATTCGAAACACTTTTTCATTCTTGGATTGTTTAACACCGCGCTTCCTTTTTTGTGTTTCGCTTATGCTGCCCAAACTTTGAATGCTTCAACCCTTGCGATTTTAAACTCCACCGCACCGATATGGGCGGCAATCATTGGAGCGATATGGACCAAAACTGCACTTGAGAGCAAAGTGTTGCTTGGACTAGGCATTGGGGTTACAGGCGTAACCGTGTTAGTCGGATGGGATGCATTCAATATTGGCCAAGAAGCTATTCTGCCTATATTTGCAGCCGTTATGGCAGCATTTAGCTACGGTATCGCGTCTAACTACACCAAAACAGCACCCAAGGTTGAAGCCTTCAATAACGCGCACGGCAGCATGTGGGCAGCGGTGTTAATCGTATTGCCATTTGTGTTTTTCATGCCAATACGAGAAGCCCCCGATCTCACTATCACCACATCGGTCATCTTATTAGGTGCAGTATGTACAGGGTTAGCGTATCTACTTTACTTTAATCTCATCAATGAGCTTGGTGCGCCTTCAGCCCTTTCGGTCACCTTTCTAATTCCTGTTTTTGGCATCCTTTGGGGTAACTTGTTCTTAGATGAGGCCATTGGCATCAATACCATTGTCGGATCTATTCTTGTTATCACTGGCACCATGCTAGTCACTGGCTTATCCCCTGTTCAAATGATTAAGAATGCGCGCCAAAAGCGAAAACAAAAAGCGGAATAA
- a CDS encoding VOC family protein — MKIEHIAIWTKQLEVLKRFYEDYFGATSNSKYHNPTKGFSSYFLSFETGSRLEIMEMDSVPESKDDLYDQFTGFIHMAISLGSEQAVDELTNRLVEDGYERLDGPRRTGDGYYESCVLDPDGNRLELTV; from the coding sequence ATGAAGATTGAACACATCGCAATTTGGACTAAACAACTCGAAGTGTTGAAACGATTTTATGAAGACTATTTCGGCGCGACATCGAACTCAAAATACCATAACCCAACTAAAGGTTTCTCTTCATATTTCCTCTCTTTCGAAACAGGAAGTCGTCTAGAGATCATGGAAATGGACTCGGTTCCTGAATCGAAAGATGACCTCTATGATCAATTTACCGGCTTCATTCATATGGCGATTTCGCTAGGATCAGAACAAGCGGTGGATGAACTCACCAACCGTTTGGTTGAAGATGGTTATGAACGCTTAGATGGCCCAAGAAGAACGGGCGATGGTTATTATGAGAGCTGTGTACTCGATCCTGATGGTAATCGATTGGAACTTACCGTTTAA
- a CDS encoding EAL domain-containing protein — protein MIFSESYELYYKPKLENKTGKVIGIECQPRFKVENGITLSSNFFIENIYSTHRNYEMFLFTLQESTKHLRDINTSLCIFISVKRQDILSYDLATPIRVHCDNYGFSTSSITLQLDSSPINESDNVLFLKLNELKDAGVNIFIGQNQYSYDKRYVNYYSKIVRKLKYNLLLFKSKLLEITAI, from the coding sequence ATGATTTTTAGTGAAAGTTATGAACTTTATTATAAGCCAAAGTTAGAAAATAAAACTGGAAAGGTGATCGGTATTGAATGCCAACCAAGGTTCAAGGTAGAGAATGGTATTACGCTCAGCTCCAATTTTTTCATAGAAAATATTTATTCGACACATAGAAACTACGAAATGTTCTTGTTTACTCTACAGGAGTCAACCAAGCACTTAAGAGATATAAATACATCATTATGTATTTTCATATCGGTGAAAAGGCAAGATATATTATCGTATGATCTTGCAACACCTATTCGAGTACACTGTGATAATTATGGTTTTTCAACGAGCTCTATTACGCTTCAATTGGACAGTTCACCAATAAATGAAAGTGATAATGTTTTGTTTCTTAAACTCAATGAGCTTAAAGATGCTGGTGTTAATATTTTTATTGGTCAGAATCAATATAGCTATGATAAACGCTATGTAAACTACTATTCAAAAATCGTAAGAAAATTAAAATATAACCTATTGCTATTTAAATCAAAACTATTAGAAATAACGGCTATATAA
- a CDS encoding EAL domain-containing protein encodes MNALIKDAIVNSNYELHYQPKIDIKTGDVVGVECLARLKLVNGDVLYPQEFMDVVYSMGMNNILFKFIINQSISDVLRVDGNMTISINLKCSDILSNDIAQEIKEICNKHSFPYAKIIIELSEKDRRENNALFICKINEIRLIGSKISLDDFGIEHSNLDKLLDFYIDEVKFDRSILNSNYSIVRKIVMLLVSAFNAHGIYTVAEGVEDDNTLMMAENMNFKCVQGFIFSQAINIEQLKEFCSSRLLVCH; translated from the coding sequence ATGAATGCTTTAATTAAGGATGCAATTGTTAATTCTAATTACGAATTGCATTATCAACCTAAAATCGATATAAAAACTGGTGACGTTGTTGGAGTAGAATGCCTAGCTAGATTAAAGCTAGTCAATGGCGATGTTCTTTACCCTCAAGAGTTTATGGACGTGGTCTACTCGATGGGTATGAATAATATATTGTTTAAGTTCATTATAAATCAATCGATTAGTGACGTGCTGAGGGTTGATGGGAACATGACAATATCTATTAACTTAAAATGCTCAGATATTTTAAGCAATGATATCGCCCAAGAAATAAAAGAAATCTGTAACAAACACTCATTCCCTTATGCAAAAATAATTATAGAACTTAGTGAGAAAGACAGAAGGGAAAATAATGCTTTATTTATTTGTAAAATAAATGAAATCAGGCTGATTGGATCTAAGATATCGTTAGATGATTTTGGAATCGAGCATTCAAACTTAGATAAGCTCCTTGATTTCTACATAGATGAAGTGAAATTTGATCGTTCTATATTAAATTCTAACTATTCTATTGTAAGAAAAATTGTCATGTTGTTGGTTTCTGCCTTTAATGCTCATGGAATATATACGGTCGCGGAAGGTGTCGAAGATGATAATACCTTGATGATGGCCGAGAATATGAATTTTAAATGTGTTCAGGGCTTTATTTTTAGTCAGGCGATTAACATAGAACAGTTAAAAGAATTTTGCTCCAGTCGGCTGTTGGTATGTCATTGA